In one Pseudomonas marginalis genomic region, the following are encoded:
- a CDS encoding AhpA/YtjB family protein, translating into MNRPTPVKTDNFFLLIFRALRHRRVPIALRIASHNVILVALALVIYACVMGLQFKQAMHEQADALGESLTTQTATSATELLVSNDILSLNVLLNNLTKNPLVAHAAIYSVDNRIMAEAGQRPKNGLLGEAEGLYQSNITFQDVKAGQLRISLDMQQFQQPMTISLQSMGILSAILLALALALSLRLGRHISTPLMQLRIWLRDIDEHTPATDRQDEIGDLARQLHASFAPEPVVPEVEPEPEYDDTDYDEEPEFEVRNLRDPGFDERPPVAGLKPAPRHAFKAEEDELDDEDPFADLRDTSADSPAIAPKAAPVRSSEPQYSAVLAVQLGAQDQLRRLPRARLTELLERYRDCLDQAASLYQSELHTLNDGSTLMLFHSEDSGEDYLTNAICCGELLRALGHELQIEVADSGITLQLQLGLTVGDDLFGMSQIDLLLTENAQDALALSQHSRNLLLVERKISEDTLIRQRARIRPIASPEGASCVERLMEPYPSMLERQLARMHETRSKP; encoded by the coding sequence GTGAACCGGCCCACGCCAGTAAAAACCGACAACTTCTTCCTGCTGATCTTCCGGGCACTGCGCCACCGCCGTGTACCGATCGCATTACGCATCGCCAGCCATAACGTGATCCTGGTCGCATTGGCCCTGGTGATCTACGCCTGCGTGATGGGTTTGCAATTCAAGCAGGCCATGCACGAGCAGGCCGACGCCCTGGGCGAGAGCCTGACCACGCAGACCGCCACTTCGGCGACTGAGCTGCTGGTGTCCAACGACATCCTCAGCCTCAACGTGCTGCTCAACAACCTGACCAAGAACCCGCTGGTGGCCCATGCTGCCATCTACAGCGTGGACAACCGCATCATGGCCGAAGCCGGGCAGCGCCCGAAAAACGGCCTGTTGGGCGAAGCCGAAGGCCTGTACCAGAGCAATATCACGTTTCAGGATGTGAAGGCCGGCCAACTGCGCATCAGCCTCGACATGCAGCAGTTCCAGCAGCCGATGACCATCAGCCTGCAAAGCATGGGCATCCTCAGCGCCATCCTGCTGGCATTGGCCCTGGCCCTGAGCCTGCGCCTGGGGCGGCATATCTCCACGCCGCTCATGCAACTGCGCATCTGGCTGCGGGACATCGACGAGCACACCCCGGCAACCGACCGCCAGGATGAAATCGGCGACCTTGCCCGCCAGCTGCACGCCAGCTTCGCCCCGGAACCGGTGGTGCCCGAGGTCGAGCCAGAGCCTGAATACGACGACACCGATTACGACGAAGAGCCCGAGTTCGAAGTGCGCAACCTGCGTGACCCGGGCTTCGACGAGCGTCCGCCGGTGGCGGGCCTCAAGCCGGCACCGCGCCATGCCTTCAAGGCCGAAGAAGACGAGCTGGACGATGAAGACCCCTTCGCCGACCTGCGCGATACGTCAGCCGACAGCCCCGCAATCGCCCCCAAGGCGGCGCCGGTACGCAGCAGCGAGCCGCAGTACAGCGCTGTGCTCGCCGTGCAATTGGGTGCCCAGGACCAATTGCGTCGCCTGCCCCGCGCACGCCTGACCGAACTGCTGGAGCGCTACCGCGACTGCCTCGACCAGGCCGCCTCGCTGTACCAGAGCGAACTGCACACCCTGAACGACGGCAGCACGCTGATGCTGTTCCACAGCGAAGACAGCGGCGAAGATTACCTGACCAATGCGATTTGCTGCGGTGAGTTGCTGCGCGCCCTGGGCCATGAATTGCAGATCGAAGTCGCCGACAGCGGGATCACCCTGCAACTGCAACTGGGCCTCACCGTGGGCGACGACCTGTTCGGCATGAGCCAGATCGACCTGCTGCTGACTGAAAATGCCCAGGACGCACTGGCCTTGTCCCAACACAGCCGCAACCTGCTGCTGGTGGAGCGCAAGATCAGTGAAGACACGCTGATCCGCCAGCGCGCGCGTATCCGCCCGATTGCCAGCCCTGAGGGGGCAAGCTGCGTGGAGCGGTTGATGGAGCCGTATCCATCGATGCTGGAGCGGCAGTTGGCACGGATGCATGAGACCCGCTCCAAGCCCTGA
- a CDS encoding HDOD domain-containing protein, which produces MANETTVPTAKPASLAAWIKRLDEVLLPVPQASHDRVCKAIRDSRSSLRDIAELMQNSPALVLSVMREANSHTHGSLTAPAENLEVALNRLGLKRAEELLARLPSVPAHEIPVALRQLLLVSQHASQQANGLFGSRLARLWQDIHWGSLLFLSPLWPMAVAYPKLLEEWELRVIHKGESARKVEQALFGVRLLDLCLGLTETWHLPIWVSQGYTLLRTEQRLLVKALHIAREDDPLRHQQLLDADPNLRRWLNQPANTVLLANGLAMSAQESWTCPHTQRWQYLTALYLQQPLGEVQQQVHQQAVTSARDTLMPDLWHPALSLIWPWHVHKIHRGLLPAPPPTAEALAVWRKRCTELLVEPSRFANAMHLTTCAKEALVASGMQRVLIFMADRALSTLRVHQADGLPKDAANLSLDVVNSTLLQRLLEKSAQVRLTPENHAQFSALLPPILRRLFTGEHLLLRSMSCNGRVVMVMVADQGGGPFSETTVQAFGKTAQCIEKALHSFTNRSA; this is translated from the coding sequence ATGGCTAATGAAACGACAGTCCCAACTGCAAAACCTGCTTCTCTAGCCGCTTGGATCAAGCGCCTGGACGAAGTGCTGCTGCCTGTTCCACAGGCCAGCCATGACCGCGTGTGCAAAGCCATCCGCGATAGCCGCAGTTCGTTGCGAGATATTGCCGAGCTGATGCAAAACAGCCCGGCCCTCGTACTCAGCGTCATGCGCGAGGCCAACAGCCACACCCATGGCAGCCTGACGGCGCCGGCGGAAAACCTCGAAGTGGCGCTTAACCGCCTGGGCCTCAAACGCGCCGAGGAACTGCTGGCACGCCTGCCGTCAGTGCCGGCCCATGAAATTCCCGTAGCGCTGCGCCAGTTGCTGCTGGTCAGCCAGCACGCCTCGCAACAAGCCAATGGATTGTTCGGCAGTCGCCTGGCGCGGCTGTGGCAGGACATTCATTGGGGCAGCCTGCTGTTTCTTTCACCGCTGTGGCCGATGGCCGTTGCCTACCCCAAGCTCCTGGAAGAATGGGAACTGCGGGTCATCCACAAGGGCGAGTCGGCACGCAAGGTCGAACAGGCATTGTTCGGCGTGCGCCTGCTGGACCTGTGCCTCGGCCTGACCGAGACCTGGCACCTGCCGATCTGGGTGTCCCAGGGGTATACCTTGCTGCGGACCGAGCAGCGCTTGCTGGTCAAGGCCCTGCACATCGCCCGCGAAGACGACCCTCTTCGTCACCAGCAATTGCTCGACGCCGATCCCAACCTGCGCCGCTGGTTGAATCAGCCGGCCAATACGGTACTGCTGGCCAACGGCCTGGCGATGTCGGCCCAGGAGTCCTGGACCTGCCCGCACACCCAGCGCTGGCAATACCTCACCGCGTTGTACCTGCAACAGCCCCTGGGCGAAGTGCAGCAACAGGTCCACCAGCAAGCCGTCACCAGTGCCCGCGACACCTTGATGCCCGATCTCTGGCACCCGGCGCTGTCGCTGATCTGGCCGTGGCATGTACACAAGATTCATCGCGGCCTGTTACCGGCACCACCGCCCACCGCCGAAGCCCTGGCCGTCTGGCGCAAGCGTTGTACCGAACTGCTGGTGGAGCCGAGCCGTTTTGCCAACGCCATGCATTTGACCACGTGCGCCAAGGAAGCCCTGGTGGCCAGCGGCATGCAGCGCGTCCTGATATTTATGGCCGATCGAGCCCTGAGCACCTTGCGTGTGCATCAGGCCGACGGCCTGCCAAAGGACGCCGCCAACCTGAGCCTGGATGTGGTCAACAGCACGCTGCTGCAGCGCCTGCTGGAAAAGTCCGCCCAGGTGCGCCTCACACCGGAAAACCACGCCCAGTTCTCGGCACTGCTGCCGCCGATCCTGCGCCGCCTGTTCACCGGCGAGCACCTGTTATTGCGCTCCATGAGCTGCAACGGTCGGGTGGTGATGGTGATGGTCGCCGACCAGGGCGGCGGGCCGTTCTCGGAAACCACCGTGCAGGCCTTCGGTAAAACTGCCCAATGCATCGAGAAAGCCCTGCACAGCTTTACCAACCGCAGCGCTTGA
- a CDS encoding rhodanese-like domain-containing protein has product MPDFSGLPLVIESSDLLAQLDAEHLILVDLTSAARYAEGHIPGAHFVDPKRTQLGQAPAPGLLPGKAELEKLFGELGHTPDATYVVYDDEGGGWAGRFIWMLDVIGHQKYHYLDGGLLAWLEGKHPLSTDVPVPAGGPVSLTLHDGPTATREYLQSRLGAADLGIWDARGPLEYSGEKVLAAKGGHIPGAVNFEWTAGMDKARNLRIRRDMPQILEDLGLTKDKEIITHCQTHHRSGFTYLVAKALGYPRVKGYAGSWGEWGNHPDTPVEI; this is encoded by the coding sequence ATGCCTGACTTCTCTGGCTTGCCGCTGGTGATCGAATCCAGTGACCTGCTCGCTCAACTGGATGCCGAACACCTGATTCTGGTGGACCTCACCAGTGCCGCCCGCTACGCCGAAGGGCACATCCCCGGCGCGCATTTCGTTGACCCCAAGCGCACCCAGCTGGGCCAGGCGCCGGCACCCGGCCTGCTGCCCGGCAAGGCCGAGCTTGAGAAACTGTTCGGCGAACTGGGCCACACGCCCGACGCCACCTACGTGGTCTATGACGACGAAGGCGGTGGCTGGGCCGGGCGTTTCATCTGGATGCTCGATGTGATCGGCCACCAGAAATACCACTACCTGGATGGCGGCCTGCTGGCGTGGCTGGAGGGCAAGCACCCGCTCTCCACCGACGTGCCCGTCCCGGCCGGCGGCCCGGTCAGTCTTACGCTGCACGATGGCCCCACCGCCACCCGCGAATACCTGCAAAGCCGTCTTGGGGCTGCCGACCTGGGCATCTGGGATGCGCGTGGCCCGCTGGAATACTCCGGCGAGAAAGTCCTCGCGGCCAAAGGCGGCCACATCCCCGGCGCGGTGAATTTCGAGTGGACTGCCGGCATGGACAAGGCGCGCAACCTGCGCATTCGCCGCGACATGCCGCAGATCCTCGAAGACCTCGGGCTGACCAAAGACAAAGAAATCATCACCCACTGCCAGACTCATCATCGCTCTGGCTTCACCTACCTGGTGGCCAAGGCGCTCGGTTATCCGCGAGTCAAAGGTTATGCCGGTTCCTGGGGCGAATGGGGCAACCACCCCGACACCCCCGTCGAGATTTAA
- the serB gene encoding phosphoserine phosphatase SerB → MREIVLINITGEDRPGLTAAITGVLAQGGVNILDIGQAVIHDTLSFGILVEIPSTEQASSVLKDILFTAYKLDQQVRFTPVSEADYQQWVAGQGKKRHIVTLLTRKVTAEQLQRVSSITAQYGLNIDHIDRLSGRMPLDTPADKGKGCIEFSVRGEPADPQALRAEFLSVAQELNVDIAFQEDSLFRRNRRLAVFDMDSTLIEAEVIDELAKAAGVGEQVSEITERAMAGELDFRASFKERLALLKGLDVNVLDSIGASLRLTEGAETLFAELKRLGYKTAILSGGFTYFAKQLQAKLGIDYVFANELEVVDGKVTGVAVEPIVDAQRKADLLKELAHKEGLRLEQTIAVGDGANDLPMLAIAGLGVAFRAKPLVKQSAKQAISTLGLDGVLYLLGFRDRDGQL, encoded by the coding sequence TTGCGCGAAATTGTCCTGATTAACATCACTGGTGAAGACCGCCCAGGTCTTACCGCAGCCATTACCGGCGTTCTGGCCCAGGGTGGTGTGAACATTCTCGACATCGGCCAGGCGGTGATCCACGACACGCTGTCGTTCGGCATCCTGGTGGAAATCCCCAGCACCGAGCAGGCCTCATCGGTGCTCAAGGACATCCTGTTTACGGCGTATAAGCTCGATCAGCAGGTGCGTTTCACCCCGGTGTCCGAAGCGGATTACCAGCAGTGGGTGGCCGGCCAGGGCAAGAAGCGCCATATCGTGACGCTGCTGACCCGCAAGGTCACCGCCGAACAGCTGCAGCGCGTCAGCTCTATTACCGCGCAGTATGGTTTGAACATCGACCATATCGACCGTCTGTCGGGGCGCATGCCATTGGACACCCCGGCCGACAAGGGCAAGGGCTGCATCGAGTTCTCCGTGCGCGGTGAGCCTGCCGACCCGCAAGCCCTGCGCGCCGAATTCCTCAGCGTGGCCCAGGAGCTGAATGTCGATATCGCCTTCCAGGAAGACTCTCTCTTCCGTCGCAATCGCCGCCTGGCGGTGTTCGACATGGACTCCACGCTGATCGAAGCCGAAGTTATCGACGAGTTGGCCAAGGCGGCCGGCGTGGGTGAGCAGGTTTCCGAAATCACCGAGCGCGCCATGGCCGGGGAATTGGATTTCCGCGCCAGCTTCAAGGAGCGCCTGGCTTTGCTCAAGGGTCTGGACGTGAACGTGCTGGACTCCATCGGCGCGTCGCTGCGCCTGACCGAAGGCGCCGAAACCCTGTTTGCCGAACTCAAGCGCCTGGGCTACAAGACGGCAATCCTGTCGGGTGGCTTCACCTACTTCGCCAAGCAATTGCAGGCCAAGCTGGGCATCGACTATGTGTTCGCCAACGAATTGGAAGTGGTGGATGGCAAAGTGACCGGCGTCGCGGTCGAGCCGATTGTCGATGCGCAGCGCAAGGCGGACCTGCTGAAGGAATTGGCCCACAAGGAAGGTTTGCGTCTGGAGCAGACCATTGCGGTCGGTGACGGCGCCAACGACCTGCCGATGCTGGCAATTGCCGGTTTGGGTGTGGCATTCCGCGCCAAGCCATTGGTCAAGCAATCGGCCAAGCAGGCGATTTCTACCCTGGGGTTGGATGGCGTGCTGTATCTGCTGGGTTTTCGCGACCGCGACGGTCAGTTGTAA
- the parC gene encoding DNA topoisomerase IV subunit A has product MSDILADSLDGVERRSLADFTENAYLNYSMYVIMDRALPHIGDGLKPVQRRIIYAMSELGLDADSKHKKSARTVGDVLGKFHPHGDSACYEAMVLMAQPFSYRYTLVDGQGNWGAPDDPKSFAAMRYTEARLSRYSEVLLSELGQGTANWGPNFDGTLDEPLVLPARLPNILLNGTTGIAVGMATDVPPHNLREVATACVRLLDEPKATVEQLCEHIQGPDYPTEAEIITPRADLLKMYETGKGSVRMRAVYHIEDGDIIVTALPHQVSGAKVLEQIAALMQAKPSKLPQVADLRDESDHENPCRIVIIPTNSRVDHEVLMQHLFASTELESSYRVNVNIIGLDGKPQLKNLRNLLVEWLEFRIQTVRRRLQFRLDKVERRLHLLDGLLIAYLNLDEVIHIIRTAEHPKAELIARFELSEIQADYILDTRLRQLARLEEMKLRDEQDALLKEQAKLQALLGSEAKLKKLVRSELIKDAETYGDDRRSPIVQRAEAKALTETELLPNEKITVVLSEKGWVRSAKGHDIDATGLSYKAGDGFKTAAAGRSNQFAVFIDSTGRSYSVPAHTLPSARGQGEPLTGRLTPPPGANFECVLLPDDDSLYVIASDAGYGFVVKGEDLQAKNKAGKALLSLPNNAKVILPRPVEDREGNWLASVTTEGRLLVFKISDLPQLGKGKGNKIIGIPGERVASREEYVTDIAVIPEGATLVLQAGKRTLSLRPDDLEHYKGERGRRGNKLPRGFQRVDALLVETPV; this is encoded by the coding sequence ATGAGTGACATCCTCGCAGACAGCTTAGATGGCGTAGAACGCCGGTCGCTGGCTGACTTCACCGAAAATGCCTACCTCAACTACTCCATGTACGTGATCATGGACCGTGCATTGCCGCATATCGGCGACGGCCTCAAGCCCGTACAGCGGCGCATCATCTACGCCATGAGTGAGTTGGGCCTGGACGCCGATTCCAAGCACAAGAAGTCGGCGCGTACCGTCGGTGACGTGCTCGGTAAGTTCCACCCCCACGGCGATTCGGCGTGCTACGAAGCCATGGTGCTGATGGCCCAGCCGTTCAGCTACCGCTACACCCTCGTCGACGGCCAGGGTAACTGGGGTGCGCCGGATGATCCCAAGTCCTTCGCGGCCATGCGTTACACCGAGGCGCGCCTGTCGCGCTATTCGGAAGTGTTGCTCAGCGAACTGGGCCAGGGTACCGCGAACTGGGGACCGAACTTTGACGGTACTCTCGACGAACCCCTGGTGTTGCCCGCACGTTTGCCGAATATCCTGCTCAATGGCACCACCGGTATCGCGGTCGGCATGGCCACCGACGTACCGCCGCATAACCTGCGCGAAGTCGCCACCGCATGCGTACGCTTGCTGGATGAGCCCAAGGCCACGGTCGAGCAGCTGTGCGAGCATATCCAGGGCCCGGATTACCCGACCGAAGCGGAAATCATCACGCCGCGCGCCGACCTGCTGAAGATGTACGAAACCGGCAAGGGCTCGGTGCGCATGCGCGCCGTGTATCACATCGAAGACGGCGACATTATCGTCACCGCCCTGCCGCACCAGGTGTCCGGTGCCAAGGTGCTGGAACAGATTGCCGCGCTGATGCAGGCCAAGCCGTCGAAATTGCCCCAGGTCGCTGACTTGCGTGACGAGTCCGACCACGAAAACCCATGCCGTATTGTGATCATCCCGACTAACAGCCGGGTCGACCACGAAGTGCTGATGCAGCATCTGTTTGCCAGCACTGAGCTGGAGTCCAGCTACCGGGTCAACGTCAATATCATCGGCCTGGACGGCAAGCCGCAGTTGAAAAACCTGCGCAACCTGCTGGTCGAGTGGCTGGAGTTCCGGATACAAACCGTACGCCGCCGCCTGCAGTTCCGCCTCGACAAGGTCGAACGGCGCCTGCACCTGTTGGACGGCTTGCTGATTGCCTACCTCAACCTGGATGAAGTGATCCACATCATCCGTACCGCGGAGCACCCGAAAGCTGAGCTGATCGCGCGCTTCGAGCTGAGCGAGATCCAGGCCGACTACATCCTCGACACCCGCTTGCGTCAGTTGGCACGCCTGGAAGAGATGAAGCTGCGCGACGAACAGGACGCGCTGCTCAAGGAGCAAGCCAAGCTGCAAGCCCTGCTGGGCAGCGAAGCCAAGCTGAAGAAGCTGGTGCGCAGCGAGTTGATCAAGGACGCCGAAACCTATGGCGACGACCGCCGTTCGCCAATCGTGCAACGTGCCGAAGCCAAGGCGCTGACAGAGACCGAACTGCTGCCGAACGAGAAAATTACCGTCGTTCTGTCGGAAAAGGGTTGGGTTCGCTCAGCCAAAGGGCATGATATTGACGCCACTGGCTTGTCGTACAAGGCCGGTGATGGCTTCAAGACTGCCGCCGCCGGGCGCTCCAACCAGTTTGCGGTGTTTATTGACTCCACCGGGCGCAGTTATTCGGTGCCGGCCCATACCTTGCCATCGGCGCGGGGGCAGGGCGAGCCGTTGACCGGTCGCCTGACGCCGCCACCTGGGGCGAATTTTGAATGTGTGCTGCTGCCGGATGACGATTCTCTGTATGTGATCGCTTCCGACGCGGGTTACGGGTTCGTGGTCAAGGGTGAAGACCTGCAGGCCAAGAACAAGGCGGGCAAGGCGTTGTTGAGCCTGCCGAACAACGCCAAGGTCATCCTGCCGCGTCCGGTGGAAGACCGCGAAGGCAACTGGCTGGCGTCGGTGACCACCGAAGGGCGCTTGCTGGTGTTCAAGATCAGCGATCTGCCGCAGTTGGGCAAAGGCAAGGGCAACAAGATTATTGGTATTCCCGGCGAGCGGGTGGCCAGTCGCGAAGAGTACGTGACCGACATCGCGGTGATCCCGGAAGGTGCCACCCTGGTGCTCCAGGCCGGCAAGCGCACGTTGTCATTGCGCCCCGACGACCTCGAACACTACAAGGGCGAGCGTGGTCGTCGCGGTAATAAACTGCCTCGCGGCTTCCAGCGTGTGGATGCTTTGCTGGTGGAAACGCCGGTTTAA
- the motA gene encoding flagellar motor stator protein MotA, translating into MAKIIGIIVVFASVLGGYVLSHGKIAALIQPFEVMIIGGAALGAFLQANPGYMTMHVIKKSLGMFGSRFTHTFYLEVLGLVYEILNKSRREGMMAIEADIEDAAASPIFAKYPAVLKDERMTAYICDYLRIMSSGNMAPHELEGLFDMELFSLKEELEHPSHAVTGVADGMPGFGIVAAVLGIVVTMASLGEGDQAAIGMHVGAALVGTFFGILAAYGFFGPLATSLAHDAKEEINLYESIKASLVASASGMPPSLAVEFGRKVLYPKHRPSFAELEQAVRGR; encoded by the coding sequence ATGGCTAAAATTATCGGCATTATCGTCGTCTTCGCGAGCGTGCTCGGCGGCTACGTCCTGTCCCACGGTAAAATTGCGGCACTGATCCAGCCTTTCGAGGTGATGATTATCGGTGGTGCGGCACTGGGTGCCTTCCTGCAGGCGAACCCCGGCTACATGACCATGCACGTGATCAAGAAGTCGCTGGGCATGTTCGGTTCGCGTTTCACCCACACGTTCTATCTGGAAGTGTTGGGCCTGGTTTACGAGATCCTCAACAAGAGCCGCCGCGAAGGCATGATGGCCATCGAGGCCGACATCGAGGACGCCGCGGCCAGCCCGATTTTCGCCAAGTACCCGGCCGTGCTCAAAGATGAGCGCATGACCGCCTACATCTGTGACTACCTGCGCATCATGTCCTCCGGCAACATGGCTCCCCATGAGCTTGAGGGCCTGTTCGACATGGAATTGTTCAGCCTCAAGGAAGAATTGGAGCATCCTTCCCATGCCGTGACCGGTGTAGCCGACGGCATGCCCGGCTTCGGTATCGTCGCGGCGGTGCTGGGTATCGTGGTAACCATGGCTTCCCTGGGGGAAGGTGACCAGGCGGCTATCGGCATGCACGTAGGTGCGGCGCTGGTGGGTACCTTCTTCGGTATTCTCGCAGCCTACGGCTTCTTCGGCCCGCTGGCGACCTCCCTGGCCCACGATGCCAAGGAAGAAATCAACCTGTACGAATCGATCAAGGCCAGCCTGGTGGCGTCCGCTTCCGGCATGCCGCCTTCGTTGGCGGTGGAGTTCGGTCGCAAGGTGCTGTACCCGAAGCATCGCCCAAGCTTCGCCGAGCTGGAACAAGCGGTTCGCGGTCGCTAA
- a CDS encoding membrane integrity-associated transporter subunit PqiC: MMTAPRVPLFLMLAGLLGLAGCSTHQPVSLYQLDSGSPAQPAQTAGMAVLLGPVVVADYLQRETLLQRQNDGSLQGSTDGRWAGSLSSDINQLMLRQVAGQLDSQRVVLAPAPTGFSPDVQVLLTITRLDSGKSQPAILDAQWRLIDRRGQVRDNRIVHLQEEHAGTTASQVQAQGVLLQQLAQQLSVALKPLANQPPIAEAPRKSAPVQAKPAEPQKPKMPMATPIRTDMEVFRF, encoded by the coding sequence ATGATGACTGCTCCACGCGTTCCTCTATTTTTGATGCTCGCTGGCCTTTTGGGGTTGGCGGGTTGCAGCACACACCAGCCTGTGTCGCTGTACCAGCTGGACAGCGGAAGTCCAGCTCAGCCAGCCCAGACCGCTGGCATGGCCGTTTTGCTCGGGCCGGTGGTCGTCGCCGACTACCTGCAACGCGAAACCCTGCTGCAACGTCAGAACGATGGAAGCCTGCAAGGTTCCACCGATGGTCGTTGGGCAGGCAGTTTATCGTCTGACATCAACCAGTTGATGTTGCGTCAGGTGGCCGGTCAGTTGGACAGCCAGCGTGTGGTCCTGGCGCCCGCACCAACCGGCTTCAGCCCGGATGTGCAGGTCTTGCTGACCATTACCCGGCTCGACTCCGGTAAATCGCAACCGGCGATCCTCGATGCGCAATGGCGCTTGATCGACCGTCGCGGCCAGGTGCGTGATAACCGCATCGTGCACCTGCAGGAGGAACATGCCGGCACCACCGCGTCCCAGGTTCAGGCCCAGGGCGTGCTGCTGCAGCAATTGGCGCAGCAGTTGTCGGTGGCCCTCAAGCCCCTGGCCAACCAGCCCCCCATCGCCGAGGCGCCCCGTAAGTCGGCCCCGGTACAGGCCAAGCCGGCAGAGCCGCAAAAGCCTAAGATGCCGATGGCTACGCCGATCCGTACGGATATGGAAGTGTTCAGGTTCTGA
- the asd gene encoding archaetidylserine decarboxylase (Phosphatidylserine decarboxylase is synthesized as a single chain precursor. Generation of the pyruvoyl active site from a Ser is coupled to cleavage of a Gly-Ser bond between the larger (beta) and smaller (alpha chains). It is an integral membrane protein.) codes for MKKQLFILSQYLLPHHLLSRLAGCIAECRVRWFKNAFTTWFAKRYQVDMSQALVEDVTAYEHFNAFFTRALKDGARPLDQSPGAVLSPADGAVSQLGPIEHGRVFQAKGHSFSVLELLGGDAAVAAPFMGGDFATIYLSPKDYHRVHMPLAGTLREMVYVPGRIFSVNQTTAENVPELFARNERVVCLFDTERGPMAIVLVGAMIVASIETVWAGLVTPPKRELKTFRYDEAARAPIHLEKGAELGRFKLGSTAIVLFGPDQVKWAEELVAGSPVQMGQGIALPKA; via the coding sequence ATGAAAAAGCAGTTGTTTATCCTCAGCCAGTACCTGCTGCCGCACCACCTGCTGTCGCGGTTGGCCGGCTGCATCGCCGAGTGCCGCGTGCGCTGGTTCAAGAATGCCTTCACCACGTGGTTCGCCAAGCGCTATCAAGTGGACATGTCCCAGGCCCTGGTAGAAGACGTGACCGCTTACGAGCACTTCAACGCCTTCTTCACCCGCGCCCTGAAAGACGGTGCCCGCCCACTCGACCAGAGCCCTGGCGCAGTGCTGAGCCCAGCCGATGGCGCAGTCAGCCAGCTTGGCCCCATCGAGCACGGTCGTGTGTTCCAGGCCAAAGGCCACAGCTTCAGCGTGCTGGAACTGCTGGGCGGCGATGCAGCGGTCGCTGCGCCGTTCATGGGCGGCGATTTCGCCACCATCTACCTGTCGCCGAAAGACTACCACCGTGTGCATATGCCACTGGCCGGTACCCTGCGTGAAATGGTCTACGTGCCTGGGCGGATTTTCTCGGTGAACCAGACCACCGCCGAAAACGTGCCGGAGTTGTTCGCGCGTAACGAGCGTGTTGTCTGCCTGTTCGACACCGAACGCGGCCCGATGGCCATAGTATTGGTCGGTGCGATGATTGTGGCGTCGATTGAAACCGTATGGGCCGGCCTGGTGACTCCGCCGAAGCGCGAGCTGAAAACCTTCCGCTATGACGAAGCTGCCCGCGCGCCGATTCACCTGGAGAAGGGTGCGGAATTGGGTCGCTTCAAGTTGGGCTCCACTGCGATCGTGCTGTTCGGGCCGGATCAGGTGAAGTGGGCCGAAGAACTGGTGGCGGGTTCGCCGGTGCAGATGGGCCAAGGCATCGCTTTACCTAAAGCCTGA